The DNA sequence CACCATGATCACCCTGCTGATCCTCAACATCGGCACCTTCATGGCGGTCGGCTTCGAGAAGATCCTGCTGCTGTACAACCCGCTGACCTACCCCACCGCCGACGTGATATCGACGTACCTCTACCGGATGGGTGTCGTCTCCAGCAACTTCAGCTACGCCGCCGCCATCGGCCTGTTCGAGGCGCTGATCGGGCTGACCCTGGTGTTGTCCGCCAACCTGATCGCCCGTCGCACGGTGGGGACGAGCCTGTGGTGACCGTCGACGCCTCCCGCAAGCTGTTCCAGCCGACCCGACGCCGGCCCCGCCGGCCCGACGACACCCGCGGCTACCGGATCTTCCGGGCGGTCAACGGCATCATCCTGACTGGCGTCGTGATCGTCACGCTCTACCCGTTCGCCAACATCATCGCCCGCTCGCTCAGCGACGAGGGCTACATCCGGTCCGGCCAGGTCAACATCATCCCGCGCGGGTTCAACCTGGACACCTACCGGCTGGTGATGTCCGACTCGATGTTCTGGACCAACTACCGCAACACCATCGTCTACACGGTCACCGCCACCGTCATCTCGATCGTGCTCACCACCTGCTACGCCTACGTCCTGTCTAAAAAGGATCTCAAGGGTCGGAGCGCGCTGGTCGGTATCGCCGTCTTCACCATGTTCTTCTCCGGTGGCCTGATCCCCAACTACGTGCTGATCACCAGCCTCGGGCTGAAGAACAGCATCTGGGCGATCGTGCTGCCGAACGCGATCAACGTGTTCAACCTGCTGGTCATGAAGGCCTTCTTCGAAAGCCTGCCGACCGAGCTGGAGGAAGCCGCCGCCGTCGACGGGCTCAACACGTACGGCATCCTCTGGCGCATCGTCATCCCGCTGTCGAAGGCGATCATCGCCACGATGGTGCTCTTCTACGCGGTCTCGTTCTGGAACTCGTGGTTCACCGCATTCCTCTACATGGACCGCTCCGAACTCTTCCCGGTGACCGTCTACCTGCGCAACCTGATCGCCGGGGCGACCACTGCGACCTCCACCGGAAGTAGCAGCGACAGCCTTGCCCAGGCGGCCGCGAACATTCAGGCCGTCACGATCATCCTGACCGTACTGCCGATCATCATGGTCTATCCATTCATTCAGCGCTACTTCGTGTCGGGCATCATGCTCGGCGCGGTCAAGGGGTAGCGCTGCGGACAGGTCCGCCCCATTCAATCGAATGCCTTCCGCACACGAAAGGAAGCCCGATGTTCCAACGATCCCGGCACCGCCACGCAGCGGTCGCCGCTGGTGTCCTTGCCCTCACACTCGGTATCGCCGCCTGTGGCAGCGACGGCGAAACCGAGGCGGAGGACCTGGACGGCAACAGGGTCGGTGCCATGGAGAGCTACGGCGTCGGTGACCAGTTCACCGCCACCGAGGCGCTGAGCTTCTCCCTGCTCTACAACAACCATCCCAACTATCAGATCGACAAGGAGTGGATGTTCTGGGAGGAGCTGACCGAGCGCACCAACGTGTCGCTCGAAACGGTCGAGGTGCCGTTGAGCGACTACGAGCAGAAGCGTGGTCTGCTGATCGGTGCCGGCGACGCGCCGTTCATCATCCCGAAGACCTATCCCGGCCAGGAATCGGCGTACGTCTCCAGCGGCGCGATCCTGCCGATCAGCGACTACGTCGACCTGATGCCGCACTTCCAGGACAAGGTCGCCAAGTGGAACCTGCAGGGTGACATCGACTCGCTGCGCCAGCAGGACGGCAAGTACTACCTGCTGCCCGGTCTGCACGAGGACGTCTGGACCGACTACACCATCGCCGTACGCACCGACATCCTCGCCGAGCTCGGCCTTGAGGAGCCGGCCACCTGGGACGAGTTCCGGGACATGCTACGGGCGATGAAGGCCGCGTACCCGGACGTCTACCCGATGTCGGACCGGTGGAGCATCCCCACCCCGCTGGGCGCGCTGCAGAACATCATCGGCCCGTCGTACGGCTACGACACGATGGGCGGCTGGGGCTACCAGAACGCCACGTTCGACCGGGAGGCCCAGGAGTTCGTCTTCACCGGCACCATGCCGGAGTACAAGGAGATGGTGGAGTTCCTGCACTCGCTGGTCGCCGAAGGTCTCTTCGACCCGGAAAGCGTGACCCAGGACGACGACACCGCGATCCAGAAGCTCGCCACCGGCAAGTCGTTCGTCATCAGCACCAATGCGCAGACCCTGGTCAACGACTACCGGCCGGCGCTGGCGCAGAACAACCCGAACGCCACCATCGCCAAGATCACCCGGCCGGACAGCCCGGTCGGCTCGGTCAAGGCCGGCTCCCGCCTGGAGAACGGCATCATGATCTCCAGCAAGGCGCGGGAGAGCGAGAACTTCGTCGCGATGATGCAGTTCATCGACTGGCTCTGGTACTCCGACGAAGGCCAGGAGTTCGCCAAGTGGGGAGTCGAAGGTGTCACCTACACCAAGGACGCCGACGGCACGTGGATCCTCGACTCCGACATCGACTTCATCGGAATCAACCCCGACGCCAGCAAGCACCTGCAGAAGGACTTCGGGTTCAGCAACGGGGTGTTCGCCTACGGCGGCACCACCGAACTGCTGCAGTCGACCTTCTCCGAAGAGGAGCTGAGGTTCCAGGAGGCGATGGGGCAGAAGGAGACCCTGCCGGTCTCGCCGCCCAAGCCGTTCAGCGAGGAGGAGCGCGAGCAGGCCACGCTCTGGGAGACCCCGCTGAAGGACTACGTCCAGCAGCAGACCCTGCAGTTCATCCTCGGCCAGCGTGACCTGTCCGAATGGGACGCCTACGTCGCCGAGGTCGAGGGCAAGAACGCCCAGCAGTACATCGACCTGGTCAACGGGGCGTACCAGCGATACCAGGAAGAGCACGGCTGACCACCTGGGGGGTGCCGGTCGCGTCCGTGGCAGGGACGCGACCGGCACAGCCGGCACCATCATGAGGAGCGGAGCAGAGTTGACCCGGATCGTCGTACCGCAGCAGGGCACCGGCACCCTGCCGGACGCCTGGCGGGCCTGCGTCGGCACCGGCCGGCTCGACCTCGCGCTGCGCAGCGACTACCGGGAGTCCCTCGCCCTCGTCCAGCAGGAGATCGGCTTCCGCTACATCCGGGGGCACGGGCTGCTCAGCGACGGCGTCGGCATCCACCGGCCGTACGAACACGCCGGCCGACGCGGTGTGCACCACTCGTTCACCTACGCCGACCAGATCGTCGACGCCTACCTCGACCTCGGCATCGCCCCGTTCATCGAGCTCGGCTTCATGCCCGAAGCACTCGCCTCCGGCGACCAGACCGTCTTCTGGTGGCGCGGCAACGTCACCCCGCCCCGCTCCGAAACCGAGTGGGCCGACCTGGTCCGCGCCGCCATCGGCAACCTCGTCGACCGGTACGGCCTGGCGCAGGTCCGCGGCTGGCCGATCGAGGTGTGGAACGAGCCCAACCTGGACATCTTCTGGCAAGGCGCCGACCAGGCCGCCTACCACCGGCTGTACGAGGTGACCGCGCACGCCGTCAAGGAGGTCGACGCCGACCTGCAGGTCGGCGGGCCGGCCATCTCACCCGGTGCCGACGAGTGGCTGGTGCCGTTCGCCGAGTACGTCACCGACCGCGGCGTGCCGGTCGACTTCGTCAGCCGGCACGCGTACACCTCGGGGCCGGCCCAGCACGTGCCGTTCGGCACCTACCAGACCCTGATGCCCGCCGACCACCTGCTGGAACAGTTCGCCAGCCCGCGCAAGCACCTGGCCGGCACCGCCCTGGCCGACCTGCCGGTGCACATCACCGAGTTCAACTCCTCCTACCGGCCGGACAATCCGATCCACGACACCGCGTTCCACGCCGCGTACCTGGCCCCGGTCGTCGCGGCCGGCGGTGACCTGGTCGACTCGTTCTCCTACTGGACGTTCAGCGACGTCTTCGAGGAGGTCGGCATCCCGGCCGCGATCTTCCACGGCGGCTTCGGTCTGCTCACCCACCGGCAGATCAGAAAACCCACCTACCATCTGTACGCGTTCATGGCCCGGATGGGCCGTCAGGCGCTCGCCCGGGGCACCGACCACCTGGTCACCCGCGACGACGACACCGGCCGGGTCACCGTGCTGGCCTGGGCGCCGGTCGACGTCACCGACGTCACGGCCTCCCCGGACCGGCACGTCGTCTCGCTGTCGGTCCCGGTCACCGCCCCGGCCGGCTCGGCGTTCCTGCTGCGCTCGTCGGTCAGCGACGACGCCGGCAACGCCTGGCGGGCCTGGTGCGAGCTCGGCCGCCCCCGGTCACCCCGGCCGGCGCAGCTCGACGCGCTGCGTACCGCCGCCGAACCGGCCCGCAGCCACCGCGCGCTGCCGGCCGTCGACGGCCGGGTCGACGTCGACCTGACCCTGGCCCGGCACGAGGTCACCCTGGTCGAGATCACCCCGGTGGTCGACGAGACGCCACCGTGGACCGACGACCGGCGGCTGCTCGGGCAGGGCGGCCGTGATGAGTGACCTCGCCGCCGCGCAGCGGCAGTTCGGCACCGGCCCACTGTCGCGGGTCGCGGCGATCGTCTACCGGCTGACCGTCGTCGAGCTGCTGCTGCTCGCCGGCGTACTGCCCGGCCTGGTGCCGGCGCTGCTACTGGCCCGCGACCCCAGCAACATCCCGATCTACGCCGCCTGCGCCATCCCGGTCGGCCCGGCGCTGTCCGCCGCCCTGTACGCCATCGCCCGGCACCGTCCCGACATCACCGACCTGACCCCGGCCGTCGACTTCCGGCGCGGCTACCGGGCCAACCTCGGTGGGGTGCTGCGGATCTGGCTGCCGCTGCTGGCCGGGCTGACCGTCGTCGCGGTCAACCTGGCCTACTTCGACGCGGCCGGGGTGCCGCGCTGGTGGGCGGCGCTGCTGGTCCTCGTCGCGGTCGCGGCGACCGTCTGGGGCGGCACCGCGCTGGTGATCACCTCGCTGTTCGCGTTCCGCGCCCGCGACGTGGCCCGGCTCGCCGCGCACTTCCTGACCCGTACGCCCGGCACCTCCCTCGGTGTGCTGGCGCTCGGGGTCGTGGCGACCGGGATCACCGCGTACACCTCGGAGGCGGTGCTGGCGCTGGCCGGCTCGGTGCTGGCGTTGCTGCTGCTGCGCACCAGCCGACCGATGATCACAGCGATCGAGAAGGAGTTCACCAGGTGACGCTGCCCGACGTCGCGAAGATCCCGTACGGCGGGGACTACAACCCGGAGCAGTGGCCCGAGGACGTCTGGAAGGACGACTACCGGCTGTTCGACGCGGCGCGGATCGACACCGTCACCGTCGGCGTCTTCACCTGGGGCCTGACCCAGCCCGGTCCCGGCGTCTACGACTTCTCCACCCTGGACCGCATCGTCGAGCGGGCAGTCGTCGAGGGCCGGCAGATCTGCCTGGCCACCGGTACCGGCGCGCATCCGGCCTGGATGGCCCGCGCCCACCCCGACGTGACCCGCGTCGACTTCTCCGGCCGCCGGCACCGGTTCGGCCAACGGCACAACTCCTGCCCCAACTCGCCGACGTACCGCCGACTCGCCACGGAGCTGGCCCGGCGCGTCGCGCAACGCTACGCACGCACCCCCGGCCTGGTCGCCTGGCACGTCAACAACGAGTACGGCGGCGCCTGCTACTGCGAGCTGTGCGCCGCCAACTTCCGGCTCTGGCTGCGCGAGCGGTACGGCAGCCTCGACGCGCTCAACGCCGCCTGGTACACCACCTTCTGGTCGCACACCTTCACCGAGTGGGGGCAGATCGAGCCGCCGTCGGCGTTGACCGAACACTGGCGCGGGCCCGACCACACCGCGTTCCAGGGCATCACCCTGGACTACCTGCGGTTCATGTCGGACGCGATGCTGGCCAACTTCGTCGACGAGAAGGCAGCGATCCGCGAGTCCAGCCCGGACACCCCGGTGACCACCAACTTCATGGGCATGTACCGGCCGATCGACTACCACCGCTGGGCCGAGCATCTCGACTTCGCCTCCTGGGACAACTACCCACCCGACGACCGGTCGGCGGCCCGGATGGCGCTCACCCACGACCTGATCCGCGGGTTGAAGGGCGGCCAGCCGTTCTGGCTGATGGAGCAGACCCCGAGCGTCACCGCCTGCCGCGACGTCAACCCGCTTAAACGGCCCGGCGTCCTGCGGCTGTGGAGCTGGCAGGCGGTGGCGCACGGCGCCGACGCGGTGCTGTTCTTCCAGATGCGCGCCGGTCGGGGAGCCAGCGAGAAGTACCACGGGGCGGTCATCGGCCATGCCGGCCGCTCCGACACTCGGGTCTTCACCGAGGTCGCCGAGCTGGGTGCGGAGCTGGCGCGGCTCGGCGGCGTCACGCTCGGTGCCCGCACCCCGGCCCGAGTGGCGGTGCTGTTCGACTGGGACAGCTGGTGGGCGCTGGAGATCTCCGACGGCCCGTCCCGGCTGGTCCGTTACCAGCAGGTGGTGCTCGCCTATCACCGGGCACTGTGGGACGCCGGGATCGACGTCGACGTCGTCCCGGTCACCGCCGACCTGACCGGCTACGACGTGGTGCTCGCGCCGGCTCTGCACATGGTCAAGGACGACCTCGCGGCCCGCCTGGCGGAGGTGGCCCAGCAGGGTGGCACCGTGCTGGGAACCTACCTGTCCGGGCGGGTCGACGAGAACGATCAGGCGTTCCTGGCCGATGTGCCGGGGCCGCTGGCCCCGCTGATGGGGATCCGGATCGACGAATGGGACGCCCGGGAAGCCGACGTGGTCAACCCGGTCACCCTGGCGGCGGACGGTGCCCGGTCGGTCGTCTCCGCCGCCACGCTGCTGTTCGAGCTGGTCATCCCGCAGGGCGCCGAGGTGATCGGCACCTACCAGGCCGACTTCTACGCCGGCACCCCGGCGGTGACCCGCAACCGGTTCGGCGCCGGTGAAGGGTGGTACGTCGCCGCCGGGCTCGACCAGGCGGGCGTGAACTGGGTGGTACGCCGGATCCTGGACCGGCACGGACTGCTCGGCCCGTACGCGCACGTGCCGGACCTGGAGTCGGCGGTACGGGTCGCGCCGGACGGCACCCGGATCCGGTTCCTGCTCAACCACGGTGAGGAGCCGGTCGAGCTGCCGGCCTGCGCCGCCGGGATCGACCTGCTGACCGGGGAACGGGTCACCGCCGGTGCGCCGCTGCGCCTGGACCGGTACGGCGTACTCGTGCTCCGCGAGGACGCCTGACGCCGCGCCGCCGTCCGTCGGGGCGTCGCGTCCGTCGGGACGTCGTGTCTCGCGGCGGGTCGAAGGTGGTGCACCCTATCGCGCCAGCTAGGGTGCACCACCCTCCACCCGCCGCGCCGACACGATGATCCAGAACGCTCTGTCGAACCGACACGCCCGGGCCGGTCAGCTGAAGCGCTGTGGATCATGAGAGCGGCTATGACCGGTGTACGCCGGACGGGTGACGTGTGCCTGAGGGACCTGAGTGGCCCCTGACCGGTGGCAGGGTCGGTGCGGTGGCCGGGGCGGAACCGACCGGCTGATCCGGACGGTGCCAGCGGGGGAGCACGGACGATGGTGAGCAGACGTACGGCGTTGCGGGCAGGCGCGGTCGCCGGGCTGGTCCCGGCGGTCGGACTGATCGGGCGACCAGCCACGGCCGTACCGTCGCCGGCCGACGAGCCGACCCGGACCCCGGCCGAGCAGCCGGCCCAGGTCAGGCCGCAGAACCCGGACATCGGACCGGGCACCGGCCGGGACGCCGACCCGTGGCGGGACCTGCCGGACCGGCAGTGGGCGGAGCTGCAGCGGCGGCTGTCGGCGCAGGCCACCCTCTACCGGCGCGGCGGGGCGAGCTACGAGGCACTCAGCATCCCGTTCAACCACCGGTACGCCAACGTACAACCGGCGGCGATCCTGGCCGCCGGGACATCCGAGGACGTCGCGGTGGCGGTCAGCTGGGCGCGGGACGTCGGCATGCCGCTGGTGCCCCGGTCGAGCCTCGGCCACAACTACGCCGGCTACTCGACCACCCACGGACTGTTGGTGGTGATGAGCCGGCTGCGCGGCAGCGTCGTCGCACCGGCCCCGGTGTCCCGGCCGCCGCAGCGGTACGGCCCGGTCGAGGTCACCCCGGACGCCGGCCTGCTCACCGTGGCAGCCGGCGTGGTCAACGCCGACCTGCGGCCACTGCTGCGGCAGCAGGGAATCCTGGTGCCGGCCGGCCGCTGCCCGACGGTCGGGGTGGCCGGGCTGGTCCTCGGCGGCGGCATCGGGTTCAACGACAAGATGTTCGGGCTCACCTGCGACCGGCTGACCGCGACCGAGGTGGTGCTGGCCGACGGCACGACGACCACCTGCGACGAGACCACCGACCCGGACCTGTTCTGGGCCTGCCGGGGCGGGGCCGGCAACAACTTCGGCGTCAACACCTCGTTCACCTTCCGGTACGCGCGGCTGCGCGGCGAGGTGACCTACTTCCAGCTGCGCTGGGGTGCCGACAGCATGGTGCCGGCGCTGTCCGCGATGCAGCAGATCGCCGCCGCGCAGCAGGCCGACCGACGCTTCGACTGCCGGATCGGCGCCGGCACCACCGTCGGTGACGGCGGACAGCATCAGGTGTACGCCGACGCGCTCGGCCAGTTCTACGGGTACGCCGACGAACTCGTCGGCATCCTCGGGCCGGCGCTGGCGGTCGGCACCCGCGCCGAGCGGCAGACCAACCGGGACAGCATCCGTCAGGTGACCCCGGCCGAGGCGGCGCAGCTGCTGTCCTCGACCACCCCGGCGCAGCAGTTCGCGGTCAAGTCGGCGGTGCTGCGGTCCCCGCTGGACGAGGCGCAGCTGCAGACGGTGGCCGCCGGGCTGCGACGGTGGCCGGGCAGTCGCAACCCGGACGGTGCCGGGGTGGCGCTGTTCTGCATGGGCGGGCAGATCAACGACGTACCGCCGGGCGCCACCGCCTTCGTGCACCGCGACGCCCTGTTCGTGCTGGCCGCCGAGGCGAGCTGGGCCGACGACGACCCACCCGAGGTGGGTCTGGCGAACGGCACCTGGTTGACCGGCCTGTACGACGAACTGCTCGGCGGACGGCCGCCGGTCGGGGCGTACCAGAACTTCCCGGATCCGCACCTGGCCGACTGGCGGCGGGCCTACTACGGCGACAAC is a window from the Solwaraspora sp. WMMD792 genome containing:
- a CDS encoding carbohydrate ABC transporter permease, translated to MTVDASRKLFQPTRRRPRRPDDTRGYRIFRAVNGIILTGVVIVTLYPFANIIARSLSDEGYIRSGQVNIIPRGFNLDTYRLVMSDSMFWTNYRNTIVYTVTATVISIVLTTCYAYVLSKKDLKGRSALVGIAVFTMFFSGGLIPNYVLITSLGLKNSIWAIVLPNAINVFNLLVMKAFFESLPTELEEAAAVDGLNTYGILWRIVIPLSKAIIATMVLFYAVSFWNSWFTAFLYMDRSELFPVTVYLRNLIAGATTATSTGSSSDSLAQAAANIQAVTIILTVLPIIMVYPFIQRYFVSGIMLGAVKG
- a CDS encoding extracellular solute-binding protein — its product is MFQRSRHRHAAVAAGVLALTLGIAACGSDGETEAEDLDGNRVGAMESYGVGDQFTATEALSFSLLYNNHPNYQIDKEWMFWEELTERTNVSLETVEVPLSDYEQKRGLLIGAGDAPFIIPKTYPGQESAYVSSGAILPISDYVDLMPHFQDKVAKWNLQGDIDSLRQQDGKYYLLPGLHEDVWTDYTIAVRTDILAELGLEEPATWDEFRDMLRAMKAAYPDVYPMSDRWSIPTPLGALQNIIGPSYGYDTMGGWGYQNATFDREAQEFVFTGTMPEYKEMVEFLHSLVAEGLFDPESVTQDDDTAIQKLATGKSFVISTNAQTLVNDYRPALAQNNPNATIAKITRPDSPVGSVKAGSRLENGIMISSKARESENFVAMMQFIDWLWYSDEGQEFAKWGVEGVTYTKDADGTWILDSDIDFIGINPDASKHLQKDFGFSNGVFAYGGTTELLQSTFSEEELRFQEAMGQKETLPVSPPKPFSEEEREQATLWETPLKDYVQQQTLQFILGQRDLSEWDAYVAEVEGKNAQQYIDLVNGAYQRYQEEHG
- a CDS encoding xylan 1,4-beta-xylosidase codes for the protein MRSGAELTRIVVPQQGTGTLPDAWRACVGTGRLDLALRSDYRESLALVQQEIGFRYIRGHGLLSDGVGIHRPYEHAGRRGVHHSFTYADQIVDAYLDLGIAPFIELGFMPEALASGDQTVFWWRGNVTPPRSETEWADLVRAAIGNLVDRYGLAQVRGWPIEVWNEPNLDIFWQGADQAAYHRLYEVTAHAVKEVDADLQVGGPAISPGADEWLVPFAEYVTDRGVPVDFVSRHAYTSGPAQHVPFGTYQTLMPADHLLEQFASPRKHLAGTALADLPVHITEFNSSYRPDNPIHDTAFHAAYLAPVVAAGGDLVDSFSYWTFSDVFEEVGIPAAIFHGGFGLLTHRQIRKPTYHLYAFMARMGRQALARGTDHLVTRDDDTGRVTVLAWAPVDVTDVTASPDRHVVSLSVPVTAPAGSAFLLRSSVSDDAGNAWRAWCELGRPRSPRPAQLDALRTAAEPARSHRALPAVDGRVDVDLTLARHEVTLVEITPVVDETPPWTDDRRLLGQGGRDE
- a CDS encoding beta-galactosidase — encoded protein: MTLPDVAKIPYGGDYNPEQWPEDVWKDDYRLFDAARIDTVTVGVFTWGLTQPGPGVYDFSTLDRIVERAVVEGRQICLATGTGAHPAWMARAHPDVTRVDFSGRRHRFGQRHNSCPNSPTYRRLATELARRVAQRYARTPGLVAWHVNNEYGGACYCELCAANFRLWLRERYGSLDALNAAWYTTFWSHTFTEWGQIEPPSALTEHWRGPDHTAFQGITLDYLRFMSDAMLANFVDEKAAIRESSPDTPVTTNFMGMYRPIDYHRWAEHLDFASWDNYPPDDRSAARMALTHDLIRGLKGGQPFWLMEQTPSVTACRDVNPLKRPGVLRLWSWQAVAHGADAVLFFQMRAGRGASEKYHGAVIGHAGRSDTRVFTEVAELGAELARLGGVTLGARTPARVAVLFDWDSWWALEISDGPSRLVRYQQVVLAYHRALWDAGIDVDVVPVTADLTGYDVVLAPALHMVKDDLAARLAEVAQQGGTVLGTYLSGRVDENDQAFLADVPGPLAPLMGIRIDEWDAREADVVNPVTLAADGARSVVSAATLLFELVIPQGAEVIGTYQADFYAGTPAVTRNRFGAGEGWYVAAGLDQAGVNWVVRRILDRHGLLGPYAHVPDLESAVRVAPDGTRIRFLLNHGEEPVELPACAAGIDLLTGERVTAGAPLRLDRYGVLVLREDA
- a CDS encoding FAD-binding protein, with amino-acid sequence MSRRTALRAGAVAGLVPAVGLIGRPATAVPSPADEPTRTPAEQPAQVRPQNPDIGPGTGRDADPWRDLPDRQWAELQRRLSAQATLYRRGGASYEALSIPFNHRYANVQPAAILAAGTSEDVAVAVSWARDVGMPLVPRSSLGHNYAGYSTTHGLLVVMSRLRGSVVAPAPVSRPPQRYGPVEVTPDAGLLTVAAGVVNADLRPLLRQQGILVPAGRCPTVGVAGLVLGGGIGFNDKMFGLTCDRLTATEVVLADGTTTTCDETTDPDLFWACRGGAGNNFGVNTSFTFRYARLRGEVTYFQLRWGADSMVPALSAMQQIAAAQQADRRFDCRIGAGTTVGDGGQHQVYADALGQFYGYADELVGILGPALAVGTRAERQTNRDSIRQVTPAEAAQLLSSTTPAQQFAVKSAVLRSPLDEAQLQTVAAGLRRWPGSRNPDGAGVALFCMGGQINDVPPGATAFVHRDALFVLAAEASWADDDPPEVGLANGTWLTGLYDELLGGRPPVGAYQNFPDPHLADWRRAYYGDNYQRLVEVKRKYDPTDFFTYPQGIGSCGSVDGYANQWCPR